In one window of Porites lutea chromosome 8, jaPorLute2.1, whole genome shotgun sequence DNA:
- the LOC140945317 gene encoding uncharacterized protein produces the protein MVRIKNYTFCDGQAIPSICKANETGKYLEVAIVVKGKKGETPKREKEADRKKREDRLPTAKRPKGFRCPVTKDRCLETYSIGNDTIGLSKECKNDGENVKMPMGYPRFVTQGSKNRFIFRCNKFNRTVIFDPYLEVSEGDDTDDSSPMPPTENATSIHVNVFMFITLLATFFM, from the exons ATGGTCAGG ATTAAAAACTACACTTTCTGCGATGGACAAGCTATACCTTCCATCTGCAAAGCAAACGAAACTGGAAAATACCTTGAGGTGGCAATTGTTGTGAAAGGCAAAAAGGGGGAAACGCCAAAACGGGAGAAGGAGGCCGATAGAAAGAAACGGGAGGACCGCCTTCCAACTGCCAAAAGACCCAAAGGATTTCGATGTCCTGTAACTAAGGATAGATGCCTCGAGACTTACAGTATTGGCAACGACACTATCGGATTGTCCAAAGAG TGCAAGAATGACGGCGAGAATGTAAAGATGCCTATGGGATACCCCAGGTTCGTGACGCAAGGCAGCAAAAACAGGTTCATCTTCCGATGCAACAAGTTTAACAGAACCGTCATCTTTGACCCATACTTAGAAGTGAGTGAAGGGGATGACACAGATGACAGCAGTCCGATGCCTCCTACTGAGAACGCGACTTCTATCCACGTAAATGTTTTCATGTTTATAACATTGCTTGCCACTTTTTTCATGTAA